From the Halomarina salina genome, the window CTCCAGAACCGCCGCGACTGGGAAGAGCAGTACCTCAGCTTCGACTGACGGCGCGATAGCAACCGTATAACAATGCGCCACAGCGGACTCGGTAGTATCATGACGTACCTTCCCCGCCGGAACGGAGGGCTGCCCCCGTGAGCGCACGCCGTTCGCGGGCGTCGGCGATTCCGTTCGACCTCATCCTCGTCCTGCTGTATCTGGGGCTGGTCTACGGACTCTTCACGTCGAATCTACTCGGTTCGCCGGGGAGCACGCTCCGCATCCTCGTCACACTCCCGTTGCTCGTGTTCGCTCCGGGGTACGCGCTCGGCGCGGCCGCGTTCCCCCACGCACCGTCCGGGGAGCGACGCGGCTCGCTGCTCGACCGGGTCCGGGAACGCCCCACCGGCATCGACACGACCGAGCGGGTCGCGCTCGGGTTCGGCCTCTCGCTGACGCTCCTCCCCATCGTCGGCGTCCTCGTCGCGTTCGAGACGGGGCCGTTCACCGCGGACACGTCCATCGTCGCGCTCTCGGGCGTCGCGGCGCTGTTCACCATCGTCGCGGCGATCCGACGCTGGCGGCTCTCGGCCGAGGAGCGCTACGGCCTCCCGTTCGGCGTCTGGGCCGACTCCATGGGTCGGTCACAGGAAGGGTCGGGGACCGACGTGCTCCTGTCGGTGGGGCTGGGTGTCTCGGTCGTCCTCGCGCTCGCCGCGGGCGGGTTCGCCATCGCCTCGCCCCTCGACGGCGAGCAGTTCAGCACGCTCGGGGCGGGTCACATCAACGACGAAGGCGAGTTCGTCCTCGGTCCCAGCGAGGAGCTCACCGAGAACATCACCGCCGGGGAGACCGTCGACTCGGCGTTCCTCGTCAAGAACGACGAGGAGCGGGCGACCGAGTACACCGTCGTCGTCCAGATCCACCGCGTCGACGACCAGGGGAACACGTTCCAGAGCAGCGAGATCAACCGCTACCGACAGACGATCGAACAGGGAGCGACGTGGATCAACCCCCACCAGGTGACGCCCCGTATCCAGGGGACGAACGTCCGCATCGTCTACCTCCTGTACGCCGGGCCGGTCCCGGCCGGTGCGAGCACCGCCAACGCGGACGAGTACGCGTTCCACGCGATAAACGTCACCGCGGGCGACGAGTAACGCGGCGCTCCCTCGTCTGCGTCCGTCCACAGTCCGCCACAGTTCGCTCCGCTTCGCTCGCACCGTTCTCGCGCCGACTCACTCCTGTTCAGTCG encodes:
- a CDS encoding DUF1616 domain-containing protein; the encoded protein is MSARRSRASAIPFDLILVLLYLGLVYGLFTSNLLGSPGSTLRILVTLPLLVFAPGYALGAAAFPHAPSGERRGSLLDRVRERPTGIDTTERVALGFGLSLTLLPIVGVLVAFETGPFTADTSIVALSGVAALFTIVAAIRRWRLSAEERYGLPFGVWADSMGRSQEGSGTDVLLSVGLGVSVVLALAAGGFAIASPLDGEQFSTLGAGHINDEGEFVLGPSEELTENITAGETVDSAFLVKNDEERATEYTVVVQIHRVDDQGNTFQSSEINRYRQTIEQGATWINPHQVTPRIQGTNVRIVYLLYAGPVPAGASTANADEYAFHAINVTAGDE